One window of Chryseobacterium indologenes genomic DNA carries:
- the mutS gene encoding DNA mismatch repair protein MutS, which yields MAKSKKETPLMTQYNTIKGKYPDALLLFRVGDFYETFGQDAVKTSQILGIVLTKRNNGEGSVELAGFPHHSIDSYLPKLVRAGMRVAICDQLEDPKMVKGIVKRGVTELVTPGVTFNDQVLNSKKNNFLLSLHKEKEKYGIALVDISTGEFLVSEGNLEKLLHIVNTFDPSEIIYQRSVQIPDQIKNRSAFKLEDWAFQYNFAYEKLTNHFKTNSLKGFGVENFPLAITAAGAIFAYLVEDTHHNLLAHITKLQIIPQEDYLMMDNFTLRNLEIVYPSNPQGKSLLDIIDKTSTPMGGRLLRRRIILPLKSVDEIMRRLSLIDFLNENDHLKYEICQLLKSISDLDRLMGKLAAEKISPKELGYLRQSLINIHKIKALLHPHADVLAWLEPLFDLEELIKFLQNHLNEELPVSIAKGNIIKEGVSEELDRLRNLQNKGRGFLDEMCQREIERTGITSLKIDFNNVFGYYIEVRNTHKDKVPDDWVRKQTLVNAERYITEELKEYESQILGAEEKIGVLETSLYRNVCAETMVYIDQIQGNSNIIAQLDVAAGLSELAVSESYTKPILNDGYAIDLKEARHPIIENALPLGEKYIPNDIFLDKHSQQIIMVTGPNMAGKSAILRQTAIVCLLAQIGSFVPAKHAEIGMLDKIFTRVGATDNISAGESTFMVEMNEAANILNNISERSLILLDEIGRGTSTYDGVSIAWAIAEYLHQHPTQSKTLFATHYHELNEMTINFERVKNFHVSIQENKGNIIFLRKLIPGGSEHSFGIHVAKLAGMPAKVVNRANEILKTLEASRTQGSGGTSESIKRVTEENMQLSFFQLDDPVLENIREELTKIDINTLTPIEALMKLNAIKKMIGG from the coding sequence ATGGCAAAATCGAAGAAGGAAACCCCGTTAATGACGCAGTACAATACCATCAAGGGTAAATACCCGGATGCGCTATTACTTTTCAGAGTAGGGGACTTTTATGAAACTTTTGGGCAGGATGCTGTGAAAACATCCCAGATTCTTGGCATTGTTCTTACCAAAAGAAACAACGGGGAAGGAAGTGTGGAGCTGGCAGGATTTCCGCACCATTCAATAGATTCTTATCTTCCGAAACTGGTAAGAGCAGGAATGAGAGTGGCCATCTGTGATCAGCTGGAAGATCCCAAAATGGTGAAGGGTATTGTAAAACGTGGTGTTACTGAGTTGGTTACGCCTGGAGTTACCTTCAATGACCAGGTTTTAAATTCAAAAAAGAACAATTTCCTGCTTTCATTACACAAAGAAAAAGAGAAATATGGAATCGCTTTAGTGGATATCTCTACCGGCGAGTTCCTGGTAAGTGAAGGAAATCTGGAGAAGCTTTTGCACATTGTCAATACATTTGATCCCAGTGAGATTATTTATCAGAGAAGCGTACAGATTCCTGATCAGATTAAGAATAGAAGTGCCTTTAAACTGGAAGACTGGGCTTTCCAATATAATTTTGCTTATGAAAAATTAACGAATCACTTCAAAACCAATTCATTAAAAGGATTTGGTGTAGAAAACTTTCCGCTGGCCATTACTGCAGCAGGAGCTATTTTTGCTTATCTGGTGGAAGATACCCATCATAATCTGCTGGCCCATATTACAAAGCTTCAGATCATTCCACAGGAAGATTATCTGATGATGGATAATTTTACCCTGAGAAACCTTGAAATTGTTTATCCAAGCAATCCACAGGGAAAATCTCTGCTGGATATCATTGATAAAACCTCTACTCCGATGGGAGGAAGGCTTTTGAGGAGAAGAATCATTCTTCCCTTAAAATCAGTGGATGAAATTATGAGAAGACTTTCTCTGATTGATTTCTTAAACGAGAATGATCATCTGAAATATGAGATCTGCCAGCTTCTGAAATCGATTTCTGATCTTGACCGACTAATGGGAAAACTGGCTGCAGAGAAAATTTCACCTAAAGAACTGGGATATCTTCGTCAAAGTTTAATTAATATTCACAAAATCAAAGCGTTATTGCATCCTCATGCAGATGTGCTGGCGTGGCTGGAGCCTTTGTTTGATCTTGAAGAACTGATTAAATTCCTTCAGAATCATCTTAATGAAGAACTTCCGGTAAGTATTGCCAAAGGAAATATCATTAAAGAAGGTGTTTCTGAAGAGCTGGACAGATTGAGAAATCTACAGAATAAAGGGCGTGGATTCCTGGACGAAATGTGCCAGAGAGAGATTGAAAGAACAGGTATTACAAGCCTTAAAATTGATTTTAATAACGTTTTCGGATACTATATTGAAGTCCGGAATACTCATAAAGATAAAGTTCCTGATGATTGGGTAAGAAAGCAAACCCTGGTTAATGCTGAAAGATATATTACCGAAGAATTAAAGGAATACGAAAGCCAGATCCTTGGTGCTGAAGAAAAAATAGGAGTTCTGGAAACTTCGCTGTACAGAAATGTATGTGCAGAAACGATGGTTTATATTGACCAGATCCAGGGAAACTCCAATATCATTGCTCAGCTTGATGTAGCGGCCGGACTATCTGAACTGGCTGTTTCTGAGAGTTATACAAAGCCTATTTTGAATGATGGCTATGCAATTGATTTAAAAGAAGCCAGACATCCGATCATTGAGAATGCGCTTCCGCTGGGTGAAAAGTATATTCCGAATGATATCTTCCTAGACAAACATTCCCAGCAGATTATTATGGTGACAGGACCGAACATGGCCGGTAAATCCGCCATTCTGCGCCAGACTGCTATTGTTTGTCTTTTGGCTCAGATAGGAAGCTTTGTCCCTGCAAAGCATGCTGAAATAGGAATGCTGGATAAGATCTTTACGAGGGTAGGTGCTACAGACAATATTTCTGCAGGTGAATCAACTTTCATGGTAGAAATGAACGAGGCAGCGAATATTTTGAACAATATTTCAGAGCGAAGCCTTATTCTGCTGGACGAAATTGGTCGTGGGACTTCCACTTATGACGGGGTTTCTATTGCATGGGCAATTGCAGAATACCTTCATCAGCATCCAACACAATCCAAGACTTTGTTTGCTACACATTATCATGAACTGAATGAAATGACTATCAATTTCGAAAGGGTGAAAAACTTCCACGTTTCTATTCAGGAAAACAAAGGAAACATTATTTTCCTGAGAAAACTGATTCCTGGTGGAAGTGAGCACAGTTTTGGTATTCATGTAGCAAAACTGGCGGGAATGCCTGCCAAAGTGGTGAACAGAGCCAATGAGATTCTTAAAACACTTGAAGCGAGCAGAACGCAGGGAAGTGGAGGTACTTCTGAGAGTATCAAAAGAGTGACTGAAGAAAATATGCAGCTCTCTTTCTTCCAGCTGGATGATCCTGTTCTGGAAAATATCCGTGAGGAGCTGACGAAAATAGATATTAATACATTGACACCTATTGAAGCTTTAATGAAGCTGAATGCAATAAAAAAAATGATTGGAGGTTAA
- a CDS encoding bacteriocin, with translation MKNSKNQKRKLSKNELKEISGGANRPICPRVISCTDPHTGEERYGVPGMQDGFCC, from the coding sequence ATGAAAAATTCAAAGAATCAAAAAAGAAAGCTTAGTAAAAATGAGCTTAAAGAAATCAGCGGAGGAGCTAACAGACCCATCTGCCCTAGAGTAATAAGCTGCACAGATCCTCACACCGGAGAAGAACGATATGGAGTGCCTGGCATGCAGGATGGATTTTGCTGTTAA
- a CDS encoding TlpA family protein disulfide reductase, with product MKNLIKILAVFIFCTVFKAQQTEVSVIKYEDLEKRIQQEKDKLLVVNFWSTTCGPCVKELPHFMEVNGEFTDNQKFKMILVSLDRLADKERVVKFIKNKNLTAEVLLLDDIKRMNTWIPKFEKDWDGNIPVTLFYKNGAKFHFNDGEMSKEDLEKTIKENLQ from the coding sequence ATGAAGAATTTAATAAAGATACTAGCTGTATTTATATTTTGTACGGTTTTTAAAGCTCAGCAGACAGAAGTTTCTGTGATAAAATATGAAGATCTGGAAAAGAGGATCCAGCAGGAAAAAGATAAATTATTGGTTGTCAATTTTTGGTCAACCACCTGTGGACCATGTGTAAAAGAGCTTCCCCATTTTATGGAAGTGAATGGTGAGTTTACAGATAATCAGAAATTTAAAATGATCTTAGTTTCACTGGACAGGCTTGCAGATAAAGAAAGGGTAGTGAAATTCATTAAAAATAAAAACCTTACTGCTGAAGTTCTCTTGCTGGATGATATCAAAAGAATGAATACCTGGATTCCAAAGTTTGAAAAAGACTGGGATGGGAATATTCCTGTGACACTGTTCTATAAAAACGGAGCGAAATTTCATTTCAATGACGGTGAAATGAGCAAAGAAGACCTTGAAAAAACAATTAAAGAAAATCTACAATAA
- a CDS encoding thioredoxin family protein, translating into MKDLKILMTAFIVGLGLLSFTTTNHDRNNTQKENISAKGYEVGDEAADFKLKNIDGKMVSLSDFKSAKGFIVVFTCNHCPYAKKYEDRIIELDKKYKAQGYPVIAINPNDPNVQPEDGYQQMIERAKQKGFTFPYLVDEGQKIYPQYGATKTPHVFVLKKENGKNIVKYIGAIDNNYDNPNDVSEYYAQDAVNALIKDEPVKMTKTVAIGCTIKVKK; encoded by the coding sequence ATGAAAGACCTGAAAATTTTAATGACCGCATTCATCGTTGGACTTGGGTTACTGAGCTTTACGACGACGAATCATGATAGAAACAATACCCAGAAAGAGAATATTTCTGCAAAAGGCTATGAAGTAGGAGATGAAGCTGCTGATTTTAAACTTAAAAATATCGATGGTAAAATGGTTTCTTTAAGCGATTTTAAGAGTGCAAAAGGATTCATTGTGGTATTTACATGCAACCACTGCCCATATGCCAAGAAATATGAAGACAGGATTATTGAGCTGGATAAAAAATATAAAGCTCAGGGATATCCGGTAATTGCAATCAATCCTAATGATCCTAATGTACAGCCCGAAGATGGCTACCAACAGATGATTGAAAGAGCAAAGCAGAAAGGATTTACTTTTCCGTATCTGGTAGATGAAGGGCAGAAAATTTATCCGCAGTATGGAGCTACAAAGACGCCTCATGTGTTTGTACTGAAGAAAGAAAACGGAAAGAATATCGTAAAATACATTGGCGCAATCGACAACAATTATGATAACCCGAATGATGTATCCGAATATTATGCTCAGGATGCCGTAAATGCCCTGATAAAAGATGAACCGGTGAAAATGACAAAAACGGTAGCTATCGGATGTACAATTAAAGTAAAGAAATAA
- a CDS encoding DUF2809 domain-containing protein: MKLQFSLKYLLLTVFIFLVEVLIATKLSGVFFVRAYLGDVIVVMLLYTFVKSFVKVNDQKLILGILIFSFLVEFAQYFNIAEKLGFRPGSLMYIVIGNSFSWIDNLCYAVGCLLLYLFVKMAKSESLTSTPNP, translated from the coding sequence ATGAAATTGCAATTCAGCCTGAAATATCTTCTTCTAACCGTATTTATTTTTCTGGTGGAAGTATTAATTGCCACCAAATTAAGTGGTGTTTTCTTCGTAAGAGCTTATCTCGGGGATGTTATTGTGGTGATGCTTCTGTATACTTTTGTGAAAAGTTTTGTAAAAGTAAATGACCAGAAACTGATTCTGGGAATTCTTATTTTTTCATTTCTGGTAGAGTTTGCCCAGTATTTCAATATTGCAGAAAAACTAGGCTTCCGTCCTGGAAGCCTGATGTATATTGTTATCGGAAATTCTTTTTCATGGATTGATAATCTTTGCTATGCTGTAGGCTGTCTGCTGCTTTATCTTTTCGTAAAGATGGCAAAAAGTGAAAGCTTAACCTCAACCCCTAATCCCTAA
- a CDS encoding YARHG domain-containing protein, producing MKIVNYTLISLLAVSLASCKKEGKTNESGKDSLTAKKDSIVIPEVHKEYYGIYTGEFAGMEKVVDETDGSEYDVDNYKRISLKINRITKDSVYGQSIVNGNQRPFRGVFNETSASFILDEPGNDKTDGRFEVKLKGDSLTGKWNAFDKTSVKAPSKTLKLTKKEFVYNPNFMLNKDSDLVDWSNPKEFTEKYTDEETGKTESYKTSKNRIASEAIFKLNASKQKLTEKDLKNLRKLDLEIIKNSVFARHGYSFKKETYRNFFEQTDWYIPVSSNVDNDLSPMEKENVALLNRFTKYAEDKYDSFGR from the coding sequence ATGAAAATTGTAAATTACACATTGATTTCTTTATTGGCAGTTTCTTTGGCAAGCTGTAAAAAAGAGGGAAAGACCAATGAATCGGGGAAAGATTCCCTGACCGCAAAGAAAGATTCTATTGTTATTCCTGAAGTTCACAAAGAATACTACGGAATTTATACCGGTGAGTTTGCCGGAATGGAAAAGGTAGTTGACGAGACAGATGGCTCGGAATATGATGTCGATAATTACAAAAGAATTTCTTTAAAGATCAACAGAATTACCAAGGACAGCGTTTACGGACAAAGTATTGTGAATGGTAATCAGCGCCCATTCAGAGGAGTTTTCAATGAGACTTCAGCGTCTTTTATACTGGATGAACCTGGCAATGACAAAACAGACGGGAGATTTGAAGTAAAACTGAAAGGAGACAGCCTAACCGGAAAGTGGAACGCCTTTGATAAAACAAGCGTTAAAGCCCCTTCAAAAACACTTAAACTGACTAAAAAAGAGTTTGTTTACAATCCTAATTTTATGTTGAATAAAGATTCTGATCTGGTAGACTGGTCCAATCCTAAGGAGTTTACAGAAAAGTACACGGATGAAGAAACCGGAAAGACAGAAAGCTATAAAACATCTAAAAACCGTATCGCTTCAGAAGCAATTTTCAAACTGAATGCCTCCAAACAGAAACTGACAGAAAAGGATCTTAAAAACTTAAGAAAACTTGATCTTGAGATCATCAAAAATTCCGTATTTGCAAGACATGGCTATTCTTTCAAAAAAGAAACCTACAGAAATTTCTTTGAGCAAACAGACTGGTACATTCCTGTTTCCAGCAATGTAGACAATGATCTTTCTCCTATGGAAAAGGAAAATGTTGCTTTATTGAACCGCTTTACCAAGTATGCAGAGGATAAGTACGATAGTTTTGGAAGATAA
- a CDS encoding DUF2306 domain-containing protein, whose translation MLSVKRNTSSLFKILLILGFGYFFWLMLKITLEYIPFNPEVSFLMIKQTEVVERPEYLTFFYTHVYTSIFVLLSGFLAILRRNFGLKNFHRNMGKVYIFLILIFAAPSGIYMGIFANGGILSKVSFAILGFLWWFSTFKAYQLAKHKKFKEHKQWMWRSFAFTLSAITLRMWKVIIVYLFHPNPMDVYQIIAWLGWIPNILIIEYLITKKHI comes from the coding sequence ATGTTATCCGTTAAAAGAAATACATCTTCCCTTTTTAAAATCCTTCTTATCCTGGGATTTGGATATTTCTTTTGGCTGATGTTAAAAATTACTTTAGAGTATATTCCTTTTAATCCTGAAGTCAGTTTCCTGATGATTAAGCAGACGGAAGTAGTAGAAAGGCCTGAATACCTTACATTTTTCTATACTCACGTTTATACGAGTATTTTTGTTCTCCTTTCAGGGTTTCTGGCCATTCTCAGACGGAATTTTGGATTAAAAAACTTCCATCGTAATATGGGAAAAGTGTATATTTTTCTCATTCTGATTTTTGCAGCGCCATCAGGAATTTATATGGGAATCTTTGCCAACGGAGGTATTTTATCAAAGGTGTCGTTTGCCATTTTAGGCTTTTTATGGTGGTTTTCAACCTTTAAAGCATATCAGCTGGCGAAACACAAAAAGTTTAAAGAACACAAACAATGGATGTGGCGCAGTTTTGCTTTTACATTGTCTGCAATTACCCTGAGAATGTGGAAAGTAATTATTGTATATTTATTTCATCCCAATCCTATGGATGTGTATCAGATCATTGCATGGCTGGGCTGGATTCCCAATATCCTTATTATTGAATATTTAATCACAAAAAAACATATATGA
- a CDS encoding alpha/beta fold hydrolase translates to MKKKFGFFLLLLFCLGYSQEKTIVSDWTSLTQAVNIENKPNWNFRITAKIRKDNEDNGSNCGLWCRIDNKDESTSFFENQYYGIQVTHEWKTYEIKGTISPSAKTMNIGAFAQSNGDFYFDDFKLEVNDGKSKKWTEIPLENSGFEKEIASSNGWFEGIRSQKIKHVKHFTIATSDYKPFSGNKSLLIKGRGIIGAMPEGKFMDVNGIKLYYEVYGEGEPVLMLHGNGQSISAFMNQKDTFAKKYKVIIVDCRERGRSTYDKTKELTFDIQTEDLKQFLEKLNIKKTKILGWSDGGILALSMAMKYPEMVDKIACSGANIFPEGVKDNDLKSMKEMLVNLTKENKDHKNDIFIDLLNLDLKYPQWKYEDLNKIQCPSLIIAGDNDLIKTEHTVKIAESIPKGQLAIIPNASHYVPEEKPELFNELVIDFFENK, encoded by the coding sequence ATGAAAAAAAAATTCGGTTTCTTTCTTCTACTCTTGTTCTGTTTAGGATACAGCCAGGAAAAAACGATTGTCTCTGACTGGACTTCACTTACACAGGCCGTCAATATAGAGAATAAACCTAACTGGAACTTCCGTATAACGGCAAAAATCAGAAAAGATAATGAGGATAATGGTTCCAATTGTGGGTTATGGTGCAGAATAGATAATAAAGATGAGTCTACCAGTTTCTTTGAAAATCAATATTATGGAATCCAGGTAACCCATGAATGGAAAACCTACGAAATAAAAGGAACCATCAGTCCATCTGCGAAGACCATGAATATCGGAGCTTTTGCACAAAGCAACGGGGATTTTTATTTTGACGATTTTAAGCTGGAAGTCAATGATGGAAAATCAAAAAAATGGACTGAAATTCCGCTGGAAAACTCAGGTTTTGAAAAAGAGATTGCATCTTCAAATGGTTGGTTTGAAGGAATCCGTTCTCAGAAAATAAAGCACGTAAAACATTTTACAATTGCAACTTCAGATTACAAACCATTCAGTGGCAACAAATCTTTGTTGATCAAAGGTCGCGGTATTATCGGAGCAATGCCGGAGGGAAAATTTATGGATGTTAATGGTATCAAATTATACTATGAAGTCTATGGAGAAGGTGAGCCGGTTCTTATGCTTCATGGCAATGGCCAATCCATCAGTGCCTTTATGAACCAAAAAGATACATTTGCTAAAAAATATAAAGTGATCATTGTTGATTGCCGTGAACGGGGAAGATCTACGTATGACAAAACGAAAGAACTTACTTTTGATATTCAGACAGAGGATCTTAAGCAGTTTTTAGAGAAGCTGAACATCAAAAAAACAAAAATTTTGGGCTGGAGTGACGGAGGAATTCTCGCGCTGTCTATGGCAATGAAATATCCGGAGATGGTAGATAAAATAGCATGCTCAGGAGCCAATATATTTCCGGAAGGAGTCAAAGATAATGATCTAAAATCCATGAAAGAAATGCTCGTGAACCTTACTAAAGAGAATAAAGACCATAAAAATGATATCTTTATTGATCTTCTCAATCTGGATTTGAAGTATCCTCAATGGAAGTATGAAGACCTGAATAAAATTCAGTGCCCATCATTGATCATTGCCGGTGATAATGATCTTATAAAAACAGAACATACAGTAAAAATCGCAGAATCTATCCCCAAAGGACAATTAGCGATTATTCCAAATGCAAGTCATTATGTTCCTGAAGAAAAACCAGAGCTGTTCAATGAACTGGTCATCGATTTCTTTGAAAATAAATAA
- a CDS encoding NAD(P)/FAD-dependent oxidoreductase gives MKQIIIIGGGAAGFFCASNLDEKKYTITILEQNSDVLQKVKISGGGRCNVTHACFDPRELVQFYPRGNKELLSVFSKFQPGDTMEWFDQRNVPLKIENDNRTFPESNSSQTIINTFLNEAQKKNVSIKTKCTVKEIEKQDEKYLVKTNSGDFEADYIVYTTGSSPKSLKMVENLGHKIVDLVPSLFTFNIKDELLKDLPGTSFENAGISIPKLKTEESGPLLITHWGLSGPAVLKISAWEAISLAKLKYNFEIEVNFISIEMDEAEEIFHHFKQSNPKKTIGQSKIFDITNRFWQKILDISKVDLNKQVANISGKEMQKILENLCKKKFQVTGKSTFKDEFVTAGGVDLKEINFKNMSSKLLPNFYIAGEVLNIDAVTGGFNFQACWSEGWLIAQDINSL, from the coding sequence ATGAAACAGATCATTATTATCGGAGGCGGTGCTGCAGGCTTTTTCTGTGCATCCAATCTTGACGAAAAGAAATATACAATTACAATTTTAGAACAGAACTCAGATGTCCTTCAGAAAGTTAAAATTTCCGGAGGCGGACGCTGTAATGTGACTCATGCATGTTTTGATCCAAGAGAGCTTGTTCAGTTTTATCCTCGTGGAAATAAGGAACTGCTGAGTGTTTTCAGCAAATTTCAGCCTGGGGACACCATGGAATGGTTTGACCAGCGTAATGTTCCGTTGAAAATTGAAAATGATAACAGAACTTTCCCTGAAAGTAACTCTTCCCAGACGATCATCAATACTTTTCTGAATGAAGCGCAAAAGAAAAATGTCTCTATAAAAACAAAATGTACAGTAAAAGAGATTGAAAAGCAGGATGAAAAATATCTCGTAAAAACCAATTCAGGGGATTTTGAGGCTGATTATATCGTATATACCACCGGAAGCTCTCCAAAATCTTTAAAAATGGTTGAAAATCTGGGACATAAGATTGTAGACCTTGTTCCTTCCCTTTTTACCTTTAACATTAAAGATGAATTGCTGAAAGATCTTCCGGGAACAAGCTTTGAAAATGCAGGAATTTCTATTCCTAAACTCAAAACTGAAGAAAGCGGCCCTTTACTTATTACCCATTGGGGACTTTCCGGGCCTGCTGTTCTGAAAATTTCTGCCTGGGAAGCCATAAGTCTGGCAAAACTTAAATATAACTTTGAAATTGAGGTTAATTTTATCTCCATAGAAATGGACGAAGCGGAAGAAATCTTCCATCATTTTAAACAAAGTAATCCTAAGAAAACTATCGGGCAGTCTAAGATCTTTGATATTACCAACAGATTCTGGCAGAAGATTTTAGATATTTCAAAAGTTGACCTCAACAAACAGGTAGCTAATATTTCCGGAAAAGAAATGCAGAAAATATTAGAAAATCTTTGCAAAAAGAAGTTCCAGGTGACCGGAAAATCAACTTTTAAAGATGAATTTGTGACAGCCGGAGGTGTTGATTTAAAGGAAATTAACTTTAAAAACATGTCTTCAAAACTGCTTCCTAATTTCTATATCGCCGGAGAGGTTTTGAATATTGACGCCGTGACCGGAGGATTCAATTTCCAGGCATGCTGGAGTGAGGGATGGCTGATTGCACAGGATATCAATAGTTTATAA
- a CDS encoding acyl-CoA thioesterase, whose protein sequence is MIFYHKFEVRWSDLDANKHLANSSYVQYCAQARMAFMTKEKMGVTQLSRWGIGPVILHERYSFFKEIYADQIVIVSVEIDGCAEDSSIYRFVHKFYTPDGMHCATAEATGVWIDMMLRKMTTPPDDVVEAMNKYKSPETVVLSKEDFKKFPFHPHNIDPAEINI, encoded by the coding sequence ATGATTTTCTACCATAAATTTGAAGTGCGATGGAGCGATCTTGATGCTAATAAGCACTTAGCCAATTCATCATATGTACAATATTGTGCGCAAGCCAGAATGGCTTTTATGACTAAAGAGAAAATGGGAGTAACCCAGCTAAGCAGATGGGGAATTGGTCCTGTAATCCTGCACGAAAGATATTCTTTCTTCAAAGAAATATACGCAGATCAGATAGTTATTGTAAGTGTGGAAATAGACGGATGTGCTGAAGATTCTTCTATCTACCGCTTCGTACACAAATTCTATACACCGGATGGTATGCACTGCGCCACTGCAGAAGCTACAGGAGTATGGATTGATATGATGCTTAGAAAAATGACCACTCCGCCGGATGATGTAGTGGAAGCAATGAATAAGTATAAAAGCCCGGAAACTGTTGTATTATCGAAAGAAGATTTCAAAAAATTTCCTTTCCACCCACACAATATCGACCCGGCAGAAATTAATATATAA
- the thiL gene encoding thiamine-phosphate kinase, producing MFEDKSQELTPISKLGEFGLIKHLTEYFPLSNESSELGVGDDAAVINPDNKKVVLTTDVLAEGVHFNLGYVPLKHLGYKAVVVNLSDIAAMNATPTQILVSLAVSNRFPVEALEEIYSGIQAACGRYKVDLIGGDTTSSNSGLVMSITAVGIENEENIVKRSGAKPNDLLVVTGDLGGAYMGLQILEREHAVYLADPNMQPEMEGYDYILERQLKPEARTDVKAILEELDIKPTSMIDISDGLASEILHLSDQSKVGFRLYEEKVPLDNLTISTADEMNLNPVMTALSGGEDYELLFTISPDDFDKIKNHPDFTIIGHAVEKEDGNFMVARGSNQLVALTAQGWDAFLNK from the coding sequence ATGTTTGAAGATAAATCACAGGAGCTGACGCCCATTTCAAAATTAGGAGAGTTCGGTCTTATTAAACATTTGACAGAGTATTTTCCGCTATCCAATGAATCTTCGGAGCTTGGAGTAGGAGATGATGCCGCAGTTATCAATCCTGATAACAAAAAAGTAGTTCTTACCACAGACGTACTGGCGGAAGGAGTACACTTCAATCTTGGGTATGTACCATTGAAGCACTTAGGATATAAAGCGGTAGTAGTTAACCTTAGTGATATTGCAGCCATGAATGCAACTCCTACACAGATATTGGTATCCCTTGCCGTTTCTAACCGTTTTCCGGTAGAAGCTTTAGAAGAAATCTATTCCGGAATTCAGGCTGCTTGTGGAAGATACAAAGTTGATCTGATTGGAGGAGATACTACAAGTTCCAATTCAGGGCTGGTAATGAGCATTACCGCTGTAGGAATTGAAAATGAAGAAAATATCGTAAAAAGAAGTGGAGCAAAACCTAATGATCTTCTTGTGGTAACCGGAGATTTGGGTGGTGCTTACATGGGATTACAGATTCTGGAAAGAGAACATGCTGTATATCTTGCAGATCCGAATATGCAGCCGGAAATGGAAGGTTACGACTATATCCTGGAAAGACAATTGAAGCCTGAAGCAAGAACAGACGTGAAGGCGATTCTGGAAGAACTGGATATAAAGCCAACTTCTATGATCGATATTTCAGACGGTCTGGCTTCAGAAATCCTTCACCTTTCAGATCAGTCAAAAGTAGGATTCAGATTGTATGAAGAAAAAGTACCATTGGATAATCTTACGATTTCTACCGCGGATGAAATGAATTTGAATCCGGTAATGACTGCTTTAAGCGGTGGTGAAGATTATGAACTTCTGTTCACGATCTCGCCAGATGATTTTGATAAAATTAAAAATCACCCGGATTTTACCATTATAGGACATGCTGTAGAAAAAGAAGATGGAAACTTTATGGTAGCAAGAGGATCTAACCAGCTGGTAGCATTGACTGCCCAAGGTTGGGATGCCTTTTTAAATAAATAA